The Anaplasmataceae bacterium AB001_6 genome has a segment encoding these proteins:
- the dnaK gene encoding molecular chaperone DnaK has product MNAVIGIDLGTSNSCIGIMEGSNPKVIENSEGNRTTPSFVSFKQGERIVGIAAKNQSITNPSNTVYSAKRFIGRKFSELTSDDKNMPFKIVTAKNGDVAFSIDNEKLSPSQIGSFVLQKLKMYAEEYLGQKVTDAVITVPAYFNDAQRQATKDAGAIAGLNVLRIINEPTAAALAYGFSDDKNLNKKIAVYDLGGGTFDISILEIDEGVFEVKATNGDTHLGGEDFDKRILDFLTKSFKEQTGIDCSKDPMALQRLKEAAEKAKKELSSSTQTRISLPFLSADQNGPKHLELDFTRSKLESLVSDLVEKTIAPCEKAIKDSGFDIGEIDEVILVGGMTRMPRVAAEVEKFFKKAPHKGVNPDEVVALGAAIQAGILSGSASGSKADNIVLLDVTPLSLGIETLGGVFTKIINRNNTIPVKKSQVFSTAEDNQTQVEIKVFQGERDMAVDNHLLGKFQLIGIAPAPRGMPQIEVTFDIDANGIVHVSATDKATGKEQKIVIQSSGGHTQDEIDQMIKDAEKHAESDKKKRELIEVRNQAESQIYEAEKNINEHGDKVAQETKDSINKALEELKSVLSADNYDEIKSKNDALSQQLIKIGQEIYQSQQQTNNNADASEDSASSSTSDNQDEKIVDVEEDKK; this is encoded by the coding sequence ATGAATGCTGTGATAGGTATAGATCTAGGAACCAGTAATTCCTGCATAGGAATTATGGAAGGTTCTAATCCAAAAGTGATTGAAAATTCTGAAGGTAATCGTACAACTCCATCTTTTGTTTCATTTAAACAAGGCGAAAGAATTGTTGGAATAGCCGCTAAAAATCAGTCTATAACGAATCCATCAAATACTGTTTATTCTGCAAAAAGATTCATCGGTAGAAAATTTAGTGAATTGACATCTGATGATAAAAATATGCCTTTCAAAATAGTTACCGCCAAGAATGGAGATGTAGCTTTCAGCATAGATAATGAGAAACTTTCCCCAAGTCAGATAGGTTCTTTTGTATTACAAAAATTAAAGATGTATGCAGAAGAATATTTAGGACAAAAAGTAACAGATGCTGTAATAACAGTTCCAGCATATTTTAATGATGCACAAAGACAAGCAACGAAAGATGCAGGCGCTATTGCTGGTTTAAATGTATTAAGAATAATTAACGAACCAACTGCTGCAGCTTTAGCTTACGGCTTCAGTGATGATAAAAACCTTAATAAGAAGATAGCTGTCTATGACTTAGGAGGTGGAACTTTTGATATTTCAATTTTAGAAATAGATGAAGGTGTGTTTGAGGTTAAAGCAACTAATGGTGATACTCACTTAGGGGGAGAAGATTTTGATAAGAGAATTTTAGATTTCTTAACTAAAAGTTTTAAAGAACAAACTGGCATAGATTGCTCAAAAGACCCTATGGCTCTTCAAAGACTAAAGGAAGCGGCAGAAAAAGCAAAGAAAGAATTATCTAGTTCTACACAAACACGTATATCTTTACCATTTCTATCGGCAGATCAAAATGGCCCTAAACACTTAGAGTTAGATTTCACAAGATCGAAATTAGAGAGTTTAGTTTCTGACCTTGTAGAAAAAACTATAGCACCTTGTGAAAAAGCTATAAAAGACAGTGGTTTTGACATCGGCGAAATAGATGAAGTTATCTTAGTTGGTGGAATGACAAGAATGCCTAGAGTTGCTGCAGAAGTTGAAAAATTCTTTAAGAAAGCTCCTCATAAAGGTGTGAATCCTGACGAAGTAGTAGCTCTTGGTGCAGCTATACAGGCAGGCATATTATCAGGCAGTGCTTCTGGTAGTAAAGCAGATAACATAGTGCTTTTAGATGTTACTCCTCTATCATTAGGAATCGAGACTTTAGGTGGTGTATTCACCAAAATTATTAATAGAAATAATACTATCCCTGTTAAAAAATCCCAGGTTTTCTCGACTGCAGAAGACAATCAAACTCAAGTTGAAATAAAAGTATTCCAAGGAGAGAGAGATATGGCTGTAGATAATCATCTATTAGGGAAATTTCAGTTAATTGGTATAGCACCGGCTCCTAGAGGTATGCCGCAAATTGAAGTAACATTTGATATTGATGCTAACGGTATAGTGCACGTTTCTGCTACAGATAAGGCAACTGGTAAAGAGCAGAAGATAGTAATACAAAGCTCTGGTGGACATACTCAAGACGAGATTGATCAAATGATCAAGGATGCTGAGAAACACGCAGAATCTGACAAGAAAAAAAGAGAATTGATAGAAGTGCGTAATCAAGCTGAGTCACAAATCTATGAAGCTGAAAAAAATATTAATGAACACGGAGATAAAGTAGCACAAGAAACAAAAGACTCTATAAACAAAGCCTTAGAGGAATTAAAAAGTGTTTTATCTGCTGATAATTATGATGAGATCAAAAGTAAAAATGATGCTTTATCTCAACAGCTTATAAAGATTGGTCAAGAGATATATCAAAGCCAACAACAAACAAATAATAATGCAGATGCGAGTGAAGATAGTGCTTCATCATCAACTTCAGATAATCAAGATGAAAAGATTGTTGATGTTGAAGAGGATAAAAAATAG
- a CDS encoding Rne/Rng family ribonuclease, translated as MLINKKKSDIIKKVRIIVDAEFKEESRIAKLDTDGQLIALEQSSSLNPSLKGYIFTGYISNVEPSLNAAFVECPDGRNGFLSFKELDERYINLRKNTRKRSDGSSSTNAISSGLKKGSKLIIQVVKDKRENKVLTLSTYISLPGRYCVLTTKRKEQVCKYITDEVERKRLHSLAEKLNKARKTGLFIKSSAQGKDENLIAADFKQLKKLWRKISEDANNSTKSTILYSEGSLAKKVVRDMYDESIKSIVVSDDNTYQEIKEYADIVLGKVVSSKIIKRYEEEQSIFHHYHIEEQIHTLYNSKVSLKSGGHIVINPTEALIAIDVNSGKMRREESMEETAYRINIEAAYEIAKQVELKNLSGLIVIDFIDMSEYNNRKEVEISVSKAFAKYQSDAVIADHLSDFGLMQISKRRVRNNIFELNTVACKKCSGKGRMISSNYVAVKILRAINNVVIKHNHDITACADENIIINLINTYKDKISEIEKKKKTKIILKISNELPEGGFIVESTASEKSIFVTDFEKKSRIEAPSEANKEPQNKISSENKKTTTKKIRENIKNSSKPKEKPKITAEDDRIPKEEIIEAVKEEKVAISQEETDEKNELSNEPSKIKRNRRSHSFKDKVGIIVKKIID; from the coding sequence ATGTTAATAAATAAAAAAAAATCAGATATAATAAAGAAAGTGAGAATAATAGTAGATGCAGAATTCAAAGAAGAAAGCAGAATAGCAAAACTTGATACAGATGGACAACTTATAGCATTAGAACAAAGTAGCTCTTTGAACCCTTCTCTAAAGGGGTACATATTCACCGGCTACATAAGTAACGTTGAACCATCTTTGAATGCTGCTTTTGTTGAATGTCCAGATGGTAGAAATGGCTTCTTGTCTTTTAAAGAATTAGATGAGAGATACATAAATTTGAGAAAAAACACTCGCAAGAGGAGTGATGGAAGCTCTAGTACTAACGCTATATCTAGCGGCCTTAAGAAAGGCAGTAAGTTAATAATTCAGGTAGTAAAAGATAAGAGAGAAAACAAAGTATTAACTCTCTCTACGTATATTTCACTACCTGGTAGATATTGTGTTTTGACTACCAAAAGAAAGGAGCAAGTATGCAAGTACATAACAGATGAAGTAGAAAGAAAGAGGCTGCATTCACTTGCGGAAAAGCTGAATAAAGCAAGAAAGACAGGCTTATTTATAAAATCTTCTGCACAAGGAAAAGATGAAAATTTAATAGCTGCGGATTTTAAACAACTAAAGAAATTGTGGCGAAAGATTTCAGAGGATGCTAATAATAGTACAAAAAGTACAATTCTTTATTCTGAAGGTTCTTTAGCTAAGAAAGTTGTACGTGATATGTACGACGAATCAATTAAGAGTATTGTAGTATCAGATGATAATACGTATCAAGAGATCAAAGAATATGCAGATATAGTATTGGGGAAAGTTGTATCTAGTAAAATAATCAAGCGATACGAAGAGGAACAATCTATATTTCACCATTATCATATAGAAGAGCAAATACACACTCTATACAACAGTAAAGTAAGCTTAAAATCTGGTGGTCATATAGTAATAAATCCGACGGAAGCTTTAATTGCGATAGATGTAAATTCTGGCAAAATGCGTAGAGAAGAATCGATGGAAGAGACTGCATATAGAATAAATATAGAAGCAGCCTATGAGATTGCGAAACAAGTAGAGCTAAAAAATCTTTCAGGGTTGATAGTAATAGATTTCATAGATATGTCTGAATATAACAATAGGAAAGAAGTTGAAATAAGTGTTTCCAAAGCTTTTGCGAAATATCAATCTGACGCGGTAATTGCGGATCATTTAAGTGATTTTGGTCTGATGCAGATATCGAAAAGAAGAGTAAGAAATAATATCTTTGAGCTAAATACTGTTGCTTGCAAGAAGTGTAGTGGCAAGGGAAGGATGATATCTTCTAATTATGTAGCAGTAAAAATACTTAGAGCTATTAATAATGTGGTTATTAAACATAATCATGATATAACTGCTTGTGCTGATGAAAACATAATAATAAATCTTATTAATACGTACAAAGATAAAATATCTGAAATTGAGAAAAAGAAGAAAACCAAGATAATACTAAAAATCAGCAATGAACTACCAGAAGGGGGATTTATTGTTGAATCTACAGCTTCTGAGAAATCAATTTTCGTAACAGATTTTGAAAAAAAATCAAGAATTGAGGCTCCTTCAGAGGCTAACAAAGAACCACAAAACAAGATAAGTAGCGAAAATAAGAAGACAACAACTAAGAAAATTCGTGAGAATATCAAGAATTCGAGCAAACCAAAAGAAAAGCCTAAGATCACAGCGGAAGATGATAGAATTCCAAAAGAAGAAATTATAGAAGCTGTTAAAGAAGAAAAAGTGGCGATATCTCAAGAAGAAACTGATGAGAAAAATGAACTCTCTAATGAACCCTCTAAAATAAAAAGAAATAGACGTAGTCATTCTTTCAAAGATAAAGTTGGGATCATAGTAAAGAAGATTATAGATTGA
- a CDS encoding pyruvate dehydrogenase complex dihydrolipoamide acetyltransferase produces MVSKLFMPSLSPTMESGKLIRWLKKESDSVELGDVLFEIETDKTVMEFEAPEDGVLAKIIVDDDTSNVPVNSLVGVLSVEGDTEEDIQNAINEAKSSSPAKIAESSDESTNVEVKSEVDSIKNVGLPEISTGDRIFITPVARNLANSKGVDITKIKPKRADGRIVKKDIEEFSQSGGSAISQMKNMPTMSAGKYTRVDITPMRKVIGDRLLQSKVTIPHFYLKTTCNVDKLKAFRKEIVDAGIVDVKITVNDFIVKAAAFAVRDIPDVNVSWADDHIKYFNTVDVAVAVAIEGGLITPIVSSADQKPLSIVSKEIKELIKHAKAGTLSAEQYQGGSLTVSNLGMYNVEEFYAIVNPPQSVILSVGSMIKKPFVDDSDNISVANFMTFTISCDHRVVDGAVAAGFLDRFKFYIENPLNILV; encoded by the coding sequence ATGGTTAGTAAGCTCTTTATGCCTTCATTATCTCCTACGATGGAAAGCGGGAAATTAATTAGATGGTTAAAAAAAGAATCTGATAGCGTAGAATTAGGGGATGTCCTTTTTGAGATAGAAACTGATAAAACTGTAATGGAATTTGAAGCACCAGAAGATGGCGTTCTTGCTAAGATAATTGTTGATGATGATACATCAAATGTGCCTGTTAATTCTTTAGTCGGGGTTCTGTCAGTTGAAGGAGATACTGAAGAAGATATACAAAATGCAATCAATGAAGCCAAATCTTCATCTCCTGCTAAGATTGCTGAAAGTTCAGATGAGAGTACAAATGTTGAGGTGAAATCTGAAGTAGATTCGATAAAGAATGTTGGTCTTCCAGAAATATCTACAGGAGATAGAATTTTCATTACACCTGTAGCGCGAAATTTAGCAAACAGTAAGGGAGTAGATATTACAAAAATTAAACCAAAAAGAGCAGATGGTAGAATTGTAAAAAAAGATATAGAGGAATTCTCCCAATCTGGTGGTAGTGCTATAAGTCAAATGAAGAATATGCCAACTATGAGTGCTGGAAAATACACCAGAGTGGATATAACACCAATGCGAAAGGTCATTGGTGATAGGCTATTGCAATCAAAAGTTACAATACCGCATTTTTATTTAAAGACTACTTGTAACGTTGATAAGCTGAAAGCATTCCGAAAAGAAATAGTGGACGCTGGGATAGTAGATGTGAAAATTACAGTGAATGATTTTATAGTTAAAGCAGCAGCATTTGCAGTGCGAGATATCCCAGATGTTAACGTATCTTGGGCTGATGATCATATTAAATATTTTAATACAGTAGATGTCGCTGTAGCAGTTGCTATCGAAGGAGGGCTTATTACTCCTATTGTCAGTTCAGCAGATCAAAAACCTCTTAGTATTGTTTCAAAGGAAATTAAAGAACTGATAAAGCATGCGAAAGCCGGTACTTTGAGCGCTGAGCAATATCAAGGAGGGAGTTTAACTGTCTCTAATCTTGGAATGTATAATGTTGAAGAATTCTATGCAATTGTCAATCCTCCTCAATCTGTTATACTTTCTGTTGGCTCCATGATAAAAAAACCATTCGTGGATGATAGTGATAACATTAGTGTGGCTAATTTTATGACGTTTACTATATCTTGTGATCACCGTGTTGTGGATGGTGCTGTCGCTGCAGGGTTTTTAGATAGATTCAAATTCTATATTGAAAATCCACTGAATATCTTAGTTTAA
- a CDS encoding EamA family transporter: MYKKGSSLDFLYAFLVAFIWSGDYIVKKFLVSATNIPPYLTVSLQCALVAVILFPFCPKLPTKKLKLFFISFLWGPLCYGSMLMALKCGMPVNVASIIAKTNIIFHIILSIIFLKENIDFRILFGLSILIIGAFTLIEWSNIELNILSIVFILLFGMASGSYYFFIRYFKIQNSLSLVCWVSIFTVPQTMCISLVFESYTAIKDIFFADLIPIIYLAIFGKIIGLSIWNKIVIRNSSHKILPISLTIPFITSVLSYFIYGEIISKYQILSIIIILVGLITLNIKKSNV, translated from the coding sequence ATGTACAAAAAGGGCAGTAGTTTGGATTTTCTCTATGCATTTTTGGTTGCATTTATTTGGTCTGGAGATTATATAGTAAAGAAATTTCTAGTTTCTGCAACAAATATACCGCCTTATCTTACTGTTTCATTACAGTGTGCACTAGTAGCAGTTATTTTATTTCCGTTTTGTCCAAAATTACCTACCAAAAAATTGAAATTATTTTTCATATCATTTTTATGGGGGCCATTGTGTTATGGGAGCATGCTAATGGCTTTAAAGTGTGGGATGCCAGTGAATGTTGCATCCATTATAGCTAAGACGAATATTATATTTCACATTATTTTATCGATAATATTCCTTAAAGAAAATATAGATTTTCGTATATTATTTGGATTATCTATTCTGATAATTGGTGCTTTTACGCTAATTGAATGGTCAAATATAGAATTAAATATTTTGTCTATTGTATTCATATTATTATTTGGCATGGCCTCAGGATCATATTATTTTTTTATTAGATATTTTAAAATACAAAATTCATTGAGCTTAGTATGTTGGGTTTCAATATTTACAGTCCCACAGACAATGTGTATATCATTGGTATTTGAATCATATACAGCTATAAAAGATATTTTTTTTGCAGATTTAATCCCAATAATTTATTTAGCAATATTTGGAAAAATTATTGGATTATCCATTTGGAATAAAATAGTCATAAGAAATAGCTCACATAAAATATTACCTATCTCCTTGACTATACCGTTTATAACATCTGTATTATCATATTTCATATATGGAGAGATAATTTCAAAATATCAAATATTAAGCATTATAATAATATTAGTGGGTTTGATTACATTAAATATAAAAAAAAGTAATGTTTAA
- a CDS encoding DMT family transporter, whose product MKNIDKLCALFVSLTMAINYLVQKEVVKTFPPYLMFSLEALIVVVCTYPFSKKMPLPFSKMMLLSFIWGPLTYCSLIAAASMGLDVSVMLIAGKTNTIFAIIISAIFLREKITTRSALGVLMAFIGLIVLTKAPNVLDKPLAFLLVMVFAISWAIYTVLIKIYKPKDMLALLCWLCMLSFPQTIFISIIFEESFSLLQINATSIVGLVYLALIGIFLTMYIWYSVISKNDINKIVPFILLTPIFGCFLAYIIYREPMSTNMIIASIMVISGVAVSTIRR is encoded by the coding sequence ATGAAAAATATCGACAAATTGTGTGCTCTTTTTGTGTCTTTAACTATGGCAATAAATTATTTGGTTCAAAAAGAAGTGGTCAAAACCTTTCCTCCATATTTGATGTTCTCTTTGGAGGCATTAATCGTTGTTGTGTGTACTTATCCTTTCAGTAAAAAGATGCCGTTACCGTTCAGCAAAATGATGCTGTTATCGTTCATATGGGGTCCATTAACATATTGTAGTCTAATTGCTGCTGCAAGCATGGGTCTAGATGTAAGTGTGATGCTAATAGCTGGCAAAACAAATACTATTTTCGCCATAATAATATCTGCAATTTTTCTCCGAGAGAAGATTACTACACGTTCAGCTTTAGGTGTACTAATGGCATTTATTGGGCTCATTGTTTTAACAAAGGCTCCTAATGTGTTAGACAAGCCCTTGGCATTTTTATTAGTAATGGTATTTGCGATATCCTGGGCTATTTATACTGTACTTATTAAGATTTACAAACCCAAGGACATGCTTGCTCTTTTGTGTTGGTTATGTATGTTATCTTTTCCACAAACTATTTTTATATCAATAATATTTGAAGAATCTTTTTCTCTATTGCAGATAAATGCAACAAGTATTGTAGGTCTTGTTTATCTAGCTTTAATAGGAATATTTTTGACTATGTATATATGGTATTCTGTAATAAGCAAAAATGATATAAATAAAATAGTACCTTTCATATTATTAACACCAATATTTGGATGTTTTTTAGCATATATAATATATAGAGAACCTATGAGCACAAATATGATTATAGCTTCTATAATGGTAATCTCAGGAGTTGCAGTGAGTACCATACGAAGGTAA
- the prmC gene encoding peptide chain release factor N(5)-glutamine methyltransferase, with protein sequence MKIFDLHIAGTKLLSDYVDNAALESEILLMHVLHMTQSEIIINSDKIVEESIKEHFFSLVQRRITREPIAYIIGVKEFYGREFNVLKEVLIPRPETELLIDTAKEFITPDEKMYFADFGAGTGCICITILLEFSSATAKAFDIFPLAIENTLNNLQKYNLFHRAKIIENSWHNTSEKFDYIFCNPPYIPSGDIITLADDIYKHESHIALDGGKSGLEHYMKMVPIMKKCLHKKAFLELGYNQYEALHNLFTEAGLSVDYRKDLNNIKRVMIIENKKNEVQ encoded by the coding sequence ATGAAAATATTTGACCTTCATATTGCTGGGACAAAATTATTATCTGATTATGTAGATAATGCTGCATTAGAATCGGAGATATTGTTAATGCATGTTTTACATATGACACAATCTGAAATTATTATAAATAGCGATAAAATTGTAGAGGAAAGTATAAAAGAACATTTTTTTTCCTTGGTACAAAGACGCATAACACGTGAACCAATCGCCTATATAATTGGTGTTAAGGAGTTCTATGGTAGGGAATTTAATGTACTTAAAGAAGTTTTAATCCCAAGGCCAGAAACAGAATTATTAATAGATACTGCAAAGGAATTTATTACTCCAGATGAAAAAATGTATTTCGCAGATTTTGGAGCCGGTACAGGTTGTATATGTATCACCATTCTCTTGGAATTTTCTTCTGCTACTGCCAAAGCATTTGATATCTTTCCGTTAGCAATTGAAAATACATTAAATAATCTACAAAAATATAATCTTTTTCACAGGGCTAAAATAATTGAAAATTCTTGGCATAATACATCTGAAAAATTTGACTATATATTTTGTAATCCACCATATATTCCAAGTGGCGATATTATAACTCTTGCAGATGATATATATAAACATGAATCACATATTGCGCTGGATGGTGGTAAGAGTGGCCTGGAACACTATATGAAAATGGTTCCAATAATGAAGAAGTGTTTGCATAAAAAAGCCTTCCTCGAATTAGGTTATAACCAATACGAAGCATTACACAATCTCTTCACAGAAGCCGGTTTATCCGTAGATTATCGTAAGGACTTGAATAATATTAAGCGAGTTATGATAATAGAAAATAAAAAAAACGAAGTGCAATAA
- the tatC gene encoding twin-arginine translocase subunit TatC: MNKSEGYMSITGHLHELRSRVVKILVFFVFAFIVCYWFSQEIYDFLLLPLKDIIQDFDKLNNTDFTLIYTDITEVFFVYLRVSLLFAFLVTAPFMIWQCYLFIAPALYTQERKILIPYLFSSPFLFAFGVFVVYYFIFPVAWKFFISIGCESGDNSSVPIEFMPSVSEYLDIVVQLMFAFGCAFQLPVLLAILVQFGIISYDTLVSKRRIAIVMIFIIAAILTPPDVLSQIGLAFPMIVLYEITIIAARYINKSKKDNVNENI; the protein is encoded by the coding sequence ATGAATAAAAGCGAAGGCTATATGAGTATCACTGGTCATTTACACGAACTTAGGTCACGTGTGGTTAAAATTCTAGTGTTTTTTGTATTTGCATTTATCGTATGTTATTGGTTTTCTCAGGAAATTTATGACTTTTTATTGCTACCTCTAAAAGATATCATTCAAGATTTTGATAAATTAAATAACACAGATTTTACTTTAATATATACAGATATCACAGAAGTATTTTTTGTATATCTACGGGTTTCTTTGTTATTTGCATTCTTGGTGACAGCACCTTTCATGATATGGCAGTGCTATCTTTTTATTGCACCAGCACTATATACACAAGAACGTAAAATATTGATCCCCTATCTTTTTTCATCTCCATTTCTTTTCGCTTTTGGAGTTTTTGTCGTTTATTACTTTATATTTCCAGTAGCTTGGAAATTCTTTATTAGCATAGGCTGTGAAAGTGGTGATAATAGCAGTGTTCCAATAGAATTTATGCCCTCAGTATCTGAATACTTAGATATAGTTGTGCAATTGATGTTTGCTTTTGGTTGTGCATTTCAGCTTCCGGTTTTGTTAGCTATTTTGGTTCAATTTGGTATTATAAGTTACGATACCCTGGTTAGCAAAAGACGTATTGCAATAGTTATGATTTTTATTATTGCTGCTATTTTGACGCCTCCAGATGTTTTAAGTCAGATAGGCTTAGCTTTTCCTATGATTGTTTTATATGAGATAACTATTATTGCTGCTCGTTATATTAATAAAAGCAAGAAGGACAATGTGAATGAAAATATTTGA
- the dut gene encoding dUTP diphosphatase, whose protein sequence is MIITLDKKLDVNSAILKIKILSYALELGINAPKYATEGSAGFDVQAAITDNLTLKSGEIKIVPTGIAVEILPGYEIQVRPRSGMAIKSGVTIVNSPGTIDSDYRGEIKVGLINLGHSDFEITKGQRIAQLILSQYTRAIMSVCKDLSDTERGDKGFGSTGTH, encoded by the coding sequence ATGATCATTACACTTGATAAAAAACTTGATGTGAACTCCGCAATTCTTAAGATTAAAATTCTATCTTATGCTTTGGAATTGGGAATCAATGCTCCTAAGTATGCTACTGAAGGAAGTGCGGGATTTGATGTGCAAGCGGCAATAACTGATAACTTAACCTTAAAATCAGGAGAAATAAAAATTGTGCCAACTGGAATTGCAGTTGAAATTTTACCAGGATATGAAATACAGGTCAGGCCGCGTTCTGGGATGGCTATTAAAAGTGGCGTGACAATCGTGAATAGTCCAGGAACAATTGATAGTGATTATCGAGGCGAAATAAAAGTTGGTTTGATAAATTTAGGGCATAGTGATTTTGAAATCACTAAAGGACAAAGAATAGCACAGCTTATTTTATCCCAATATACCAGAGCGATAATGAGTGTTTGCAAAGATCTTTCAGATACTGAAAGAGGAGATAAAGGATTCGGTTCTACTGGAACTCACTAA
- the gloB gene encoding hydroxyacylglutathione hydrolase produces the protein MTNNNPILEVSFIKTLKDNYTYFIRESINNATAIIDPSESDPCLYFLKKNNFKLDYILNTHHHYDHVGGNLDIKKHTRCKIVGCYKDRHRIPGIDQTFSKEFKFGTLTAEVIELDGHTIGHIAIYFPREKILFCGDTLFSSGCGVVLEGTMKQMHEALTKLKNLPDETLVYCAHEYTLGNLRFAKHLEPDNPLIEEKIKVSRELRKSDKPTLPSTIGIEKNTNPFFRTDSKAIRKKLNIPEYESDAFAFAKIRNAKDRFHNLI, from the coding sequence ATGACTAATAACAACCCAATTTTAGAAGTATCATTTATTAAAACATTAAAAGATAATTATACATATTTTATCAGAGAAAGTATAAATAATGCTACAGCAATAATAGACCCAAGTGAATCTGATCCATGCCTATATTTTCTAAAAAAAAACAATTTTAAATTAGATTATATATTAAATACACATCATCATTACGACCATGTTGGAGGCAATTTAGATATAAAAAAACACACTAGATGTAAGATTGTTGGTTGTTATAAAGATCGCCACAGGATTCCAGGTATTGACCAAACTTTTAGTAAAGAATTTAAATTTGGAACACTTACAGCAGAGGTAATAGAGTTAGATGGTCACACAATTGGACACATTGCAATTTATTTCCCTAGAGAGAAAATTTTATTTTGTGGAGATACTCTTTTTTCTTCAGGATGTGGGGTGGTATTAGAAGGTACAATGAAGCAAATGCATGAAGCTTTAACAAAATTGAAAAATCTCCCAGATGAAACATTGGTATATTGTGCTCATGAATATACGTTAGGTAATCTACGTTTTGCAAAGCACCTAGAGCCGGATAATCCTCTTATAGAAGAAAAGATAAAAGTCAGTCGAGAATTAAGAAAGAGTGATAAGCCTACTTTACCATCAACTATTGGGATAGAAAAAAATACCAATCCTTTTTTTCGCACGGATAGCAAAGCAATAAGAAAAAAACTTAACATACCAGAATATGAAAGTGACGCTTTTGCATTTGCGAAGATTAGAAATGCCAAAGATCGATTTCACAACTTAATTTGA